AGCTAATTGATAATCGAGTTACAAGATCAAAAATTGAAACACAGTTGAAACTAGAACTAGAAGATGGTTTTACAAAATCAGGTTGAAGTGTTAAGACAGAATTCAAAGTTTATGTGTGTATGTCGTTATGAATGTATGTTCtctctcatcatcatcttcttttatACTCCGCTTAGCCGTTTTACTTCTCCAATATCTCCTCCTTCTCTTGTTCACTCGATCCCACCAATCTCGGGGTTGTTTAAACTTcccaagcaaaaaaaatatttttcaaaactatcaaagaaaatatgatgaaaatggAAAATTTTCTTCTCTCAAGGCTCAATCATCTGCATCATCACCTCCACCCAAACTTCATTTGGTCGACTACTCCAGTGAAGGTGGAGTGAATACTCAAGAGCCTATATATGATGTGTTCACAAATGATCGTGAGGAGATCCATCATGAATTTGAACCTAACTCAGATTTAGAGGAaccaacaaagaagaagagtcTGATCACGCTGACACACATGTTCAAACAACTGATCAAGTTCCTAAGGAAGAAAGAGACTCTGAGAAGACTGTAGAACAAGTATAAACTGAGAGGGGGACATGCTCACTCAGGTGAAGATCAATCATGTGAAAAGACTGAATCAGAAAGATTGAGTTAGAAGAGGTTCATGAAGTGGATATTGAGGATGTGGAGATTCTGATCAACATACAAAAGACTATCAAGGGAAAGAAGAGGAAATCCAAGAATGTACCTCAGAAGAACAACCCCAAGATAGGGCGCTCAGAAAAGCTGAAAACTCCATCAAGAATGGGTACTTATCTGTTTGATTCATCATCTATTGGAGGACTGATGCCCCCGCAGGGGCGAAGAACCCGTTGCTGTCTCGGCTGTGCTACCGGAGGCTCTGGGGAAGTCGGAATAGGAGAGCACTCATCTTGGGGTGGGCTTACTATTTAGATGCTTTCAGCAGTTATCTGCTCCGCACTTGGCTACCCAGCGTTTACCGTCCCGAATCAGCAgcaaaaacaaatcaagaagGTTTGGCTTATGGTCTTGAGTTTTAAACGTGATGGGCTtgatgatttataaaatatgtttatggaCATGCTTAAAGAAAGAAAAGCccaacaagaaaatacaagctttggtcgaataatatatcaatctgacggtaaTTCAGACACGATCGACCATGCAGAAGCACGAGACCAGCCGAAAAGTTTGACGACTACAATCCTTCAATTTCGGTCAAGTCAtgatatttatgatttttggtcaattcaaagtctttggtcaagtcttccTTGTTTTTATAACTTGCTAATTTCTATGTTTGACTAGTCTTTTGTATTTCAACCTTTTGTAAgctttgcctattatataaagaccatttgatcaatgaaataaaacaatctttgattattatttttggaaccttgagagtgATTCTCACTTTCCTTTCAATGGTGTGTGATATCCATTAATCATATCGATCCGTCTTGGTGCGTCATATCCAAGGGATCAAACCGATTCCTCCTGGTGCGTCATATCCAGGGAATCATAATCTTTGTCGTCTAGGTGCGTCAATATCCTAGGACATTGAGTTGGAAATATCAGCAGCCTTCCGCATCTACTGTGCGACCCTTCGATCCATACATCTCTTCTTTTTGTTGGACTTGTGCGTCATATCAAGCAACAATCGGAGTTCAGAAATATCAACAGCCTTCCGCAACTGTTGTGCGAACCTTCAATCCACCATTTATCATTTAAGATGTCTTAGATCATATCCCATAGTCCAGCTGAGTGTTCCTTTCTTATCTTAGGGTGtttcaagtggtatcagagtcACTCAACCggtatttgtcttttttttttcatttttccaacttcttcatccatcttctacaactcatcttttttttcttaaaaaaagagTTATACGAAAAGCCAAGAGATTATCTCATCTGAAGTTAAAGAAAGACATATTTGAGGGCGAATCTTTTTAGAGGAGGAGGGAATGATGCGCCCCAAACCAGCagaagaaacaaatcaagaaggTTTGGCTTATGGGCTTCAGCCCTAAGAAAGAAAGCCCTAACAAGAAAATACAAGGtatggtcgaataatatatcaatctgacggtaaTTCAGAGACGGTCGACCATGCGGAAGCACGAGACAAACCAAAGAGTTTTTACGACTACAATCCTTCAATTTCGGTCAAGTCAagaaatttatgatttttggtcaattcaaagtctttggtcaagtcttccTTGTTTTTATAAGTTGctaatttttatgtttgactagtttttttgtatttcaacATTTTGTATGTTTTGCCTATTATAAaaaccatttgatcaatgaaataaaacaaTCTTTGAgtattatttttggaaccttgagaatGATACTCACTTTTCTTTCaatggtgtgtaatatccattGATCCTATCGATCCTTCTTGGTGCGTCATATCCAAGGGATCAAACCGATTCGTCCGGGTGCGTCATATCCAGGGAACCATCCTCTTTGTCCACTGGGTGCGTCATATCCTAGGACATTGAGTTAGAAATATCAGCAGTCTTCCGCATCTGCTGTGCGACCTTTCGATCCATCCATCTCTCTTTTTTGTTGGACTTGTGCGTCATATCAAGTAACAATCGGAGTTCGAGAATATCAACAGCCTTCCGCAGCTGTTGTGCGACCCTTCAATTCACCATTTATCATTCAATCTGTATGAGATCATATCCCATAGTCCAGCCGAGTGATTCTTTCCTATCTTAGGGTGTTTCAAAGACGATCGTAAGCAAATTGTGGATCCTAAAACCCACATTAGAAATTTGGTAGTGATTGTTTGTTGACAACGATATCCTCGGAACACTATATATTCAGATTCCAGTTgacaaaaataaactttaatgaTAATGATAGATTGAATATAGTGATGACAAAGAGATCATGTTACAACAACTAAAACTAAGGACTAAGTATCGAGCATGAGAGAGTGAGAGTCAGAGGTCAaggttgtatatatatatatgtgttagcTCTAGGGCTTCGAATGTATCCTTCTCATGTTTCCCATTTTCCTTTATAGCCCCCCtcctttttcttgttttcataatcttttctttttttttaatggccCCTGAGATCTTTGGCTTCCCTAACATGAAGAATATTCCTTCGAGCTCGAACTTCTTATGGAGGCTCTCAGCCTTGTGACCTCCTAGCTGTTCTCCACACGAGCTCGATCTTGCCGATAACAGGCGGGGTCTTTTCTGAGCGGTTTATCTTGTTGGGATTTGGGTCCAACAAAATCataaccgtaaaatcgagttttcccgccaaaactgtaaaatcgagttttcctgcCAAAAAGGCAAATCGAGTTTTTCTGCCAAAATCataaccgtaaaatcgagttttcccgccaaaaacgcAATCGAGTTTTCCTGCCAGAaccgtaaaatcaagttttaccgccaaaaccgtaaaatcaaaatttccgccaaaaccgtaaaatcgagttttcccgccaaaatcgtaaaaccgaattttcccgccaaaaccgtaaaccAGTTTTTTCGTCAAATCGTAAAATCgaaattttccgccaaaaccgtaaaatcgagttttctcgccaaaaacgcaatcgagttttcccgccaaaaccataaaatcgagttttctcgccaaaccgtaaaatcgagttttcccgccaaaatcgtaaaatcgaatttttccgccaaaaccctaaaatcgagttttctcgccaaaaacgcaatcgagtttttccgccaaaacaataaaattgagttctctcgccaaaaccgtaaaatcgaattttcccgccaaaaccgtaaaatcgagttttctcgccaaaaccgtaaaatcgaattttcccgccaaaaccataaaatcgagttttccgccaaaaccgtaaaatcaaattttcccgccaaagccgtaaaatcgagtttttccgccaaaaccgtaaaatcgagttttcccgccaaaaaaaCAATCGagtttttctgccaaaaccgtaaaatcgagttttccccccccccaaaaaagGCAAATCaaatttttccgccaaaatcataaccgtaaaatcgagttttcccgctaaaaccgtaaaatcgagtatTTCCGCCAAAAAGGCAAATCGAGTTTACCGCCAAAATtgcaaaatcaaaatttttccgccaaaacatCAAACTCAGAAATTTTCcgcataaaccaaaaaatcgaattttatgttaaatcacaacaaaaaaacataaacggGTCCCcatttattttagtgaaaacccatttattaaatgggttTTAAAAGGGTTACCCATTTAAAACCCGATAAACTAAATGGGTTTAAACggaaatttatttctttttaaacccATTAAGAACCCGCGGATTTGAACCCATTTTAACATTTCTAAACAAAAGCCACTCAAAAAATTTTGCCAATATAGAGCTCATGACAGAGCAAAGGTATGTTGTTTTCTTATCTCGATAGATTATTGCTTAGCGACTGATTGATTTAGATGTAGAGAATATGTGGGGTTTCTTAATGTGATCAGGAAGGGACCTCATGAAAAGACTATGACACATCTCTTGGGTTACATTATGAGGTCATCAAAGATTTCTATGCAGAGATGCCTAGTAAGTTGTCTGAAACCTCCAATGAGAAATTAGAAGTGATAGTTCTTCAATTCGCTTTTGACTTCTCTCCCGCCGTGACCAACGCCTCATAAACCTTGATTCACTGACATAAGAGAAAATATAGTCTGATGAAACAATTAATGTAGTTTCCAGGGATGACCTAGAAAATCACTGACAGAAGGACTTTCGAAGACAAAAGACTTGACAACTCGGTCTATATCACTATGCAAAGCAGCTGTTGTCACTATTGCAACATACTACTGGCTCCCCTCCTCTCACAAGAATCATGTATCAGTTGAGAAAGATTTATTGATCTACAAGAATCTATCATGGAGCTTGAGTTGATGTGGGGGAAATGATCTATCACCATGTCATGAATCTTAGTGTGCTTCAAAGAGAAGACAGAAAAGAAGACATGCGTTGGTTAGCATCCCCTCATATCATCTTTTGGATCCTTCAGAAACAATATCAACTGAAGAGAAATTTAAATGAGATATTAGTTCCTATGGTTAAGTACAAGAATGATGCTATGATTGGTGAAGAGTATCACTCCAAAAGAAAGAGGTTGAGAATAAAGCTAAGAAGAAAGTAAAGTACGCATCAAAGTCTGCTACAAAATCAGATCTATCATCATCTCAGCTCCTGGAATGgttgtctctccctggatcacttgaaggggcgAGGGTGGTTGATAGATGATGAATATTATAACGCCCCGATCTGCCCACGACTAATCGGCCACACACgcctaatgggccacccacgcccgttCTCTCGGCTCGTGGACCCCATCCAATTCGACGGTCGGTcattaattttccaaggctcgaaatcattgtttactgaccctgctatcaccacccgacctttccccgtgctttggcttCATTCACACGGTATCACGAATCAcatcccgataggtcacccatcctttcactactccagcccaagcacgcttaactctggagttctaaacggacgTGTGACAGAAAAGGTAAGTcgactttggtgacataggtagccaagtcaattctcttaagcctttccaaatatcacaactcggaatgttacaattcacctcctctcaaagaacgcaacgtcctcgttgcgtcccacgacaggtctcaagatgCCTCTcgggtcagaactgagacggctaacctgctctgataccacttataaAGCCCCGACCTCCCCCTCCCTCCTCCCAGGgttaatgggccacccacgcccgctctctcggcccgtgagCCCCATCCCATctgacggtcggtcgttaattttccaaggctcgaaatcattgtttactgaccctgctatcaccacccgacctttctcCGTGCTTTGGCCTTCCTCACatggtatcgcgaatcactttacgataggtcacccatcctttcactactccagcccaagcaccttaactctagagttctaaacggaggtatgacggaaaaggtaagtcgactttggtgacataggtagccaaatcaattctcttaagcctttccaAATATCACAACTCAAGATGTTACAAATATGGTCTTCTCCTCAGAGCTATGTgatgctctaaagatgttttgctgcTCCTgagacacagaatcaccctgcttggtgtctaggATGGATCACAGAAGGTTTATCTCTTCTTCAGTGTGATATAGAACAAGTTCACCACTTGTGAACAAAGGAGACAGTGTCGTCTCAAGACTGGTTTGCACCAAAAGGAGttttattgataaaagaatGGCTGAAGATATATGGACGTAAACATAAAACCCTAAGCCTAAACCAATGTGGTTTAAGAAACTTAAAACcaaatcctattgctaattggtttaaaaCACCAAACCGACTTCTAATGGGTTTATAAAGTCCAAAACCTATTCCTAATgagtttacataaataataaaactaaatacaCTTAAAATATACCATAATGGTCGTGCTTAATCATATTGGACCAATCATAAACTAAGATGGCTTGTCCTTCCATTTTTTGGGtcgataaaggcctttttcgaaaAACTTTTTATAGGGCTCGATCCATCTTcttccaggtccgaccaagttgctCATTATACTTATTCGAATGATAAAGATCCTTCTCATGTTCTATTTCCAGTTCTGGTTCTTCAttttccatttccaactcatttctcgtccGTATCGGTTTGAATAGTCTATTTCTCGATCATACCAAATCACCCATTTCATTTCCTGTCCAACCAGTTTCCATCTATCCATTTCCTAGTCAATCAGATTGAATACTAGACGTCCATGTTGGTCCATAGTCACTTCTATATTTATGaaggcctcatcaaggcccaTAACTTTCTCTCGATCCAATACTTCATGAATCGGGCCAATAAACTCTCCAATAATCTCATTAGGTCATGCTGTGAGCCATTTTTTTCTGATACATGGATTAGCTTTTAGAACTTGAGTTTGTAGCTGATCCAGGTCGGACCAGCTCCTCCCAAAGCCTTGCAACTTCTGCAGCACCACGTTGATCGGATCAGTGGATATTTCCACATTGACCCGTTATAGCTATTAGtaaaaattttagaaacaatatttaatttttggaagatatgaaaataatttttaaaggCTAGGTTAGTTGATTATTAATAGCTATGAATAGTTGAGTTCGACATGTGTATTAAGATTATTCACTTAGAATCAAAATTGTAGTCTTAGAATATGTGTGAGTTTTCATAAGTCGTAAAGTGAGTGAAAAACACTAAAGACTAAGGAGAAATGATTTAAGATTTTGTATTTGATCTTAAGATGTGTGAGATTAGTGAAACAAATCAAGAGTGTCAAGAGTGTTAGTTACAAAAACATCTATTTAAAGAGATACTTGAAAAGTTTGTTTTAAGAGCATCCTAATAAAACTTTgtatagataatatattttctttttgaacaacaGATAATATATCCATGgtgtatctatcttattaaaactcaagtacaaaattggagtgtttggatacttgaatagaaagattaaaaaaaattggagtgtttggaaacttgaatagtaggcttaataaaatttgtttggatacatgaatagtagtatctattaattgtgtttctaTATTTCagttagtttaacaatttaattaattatattactttaataatAACTTACATCAtgaattatattaccataataataatagtgcatatttttattaattaattaatcaatattaactttgtacaaataaaataaaaaatgttaaataattaggttttacatatgattaaacgtttggtttagtttattttactaaaatatttttattttagtttcaatcgatggaaaattacgtacccaaaaacatagttcaaagatatgttttgtgaataaaataataacttaaatcaaaataattgccacttaatttttcactccatgtaattattttacttgataaattttttttttctatttcacttagtttagccaaacacatagaaagtgtttttttattaatttatgaaatcAGTTAAACATGAACATTATCTATCCATTTAGATACATGTTGTTCCTTTCgggtatcattttttttgttttgaaatcaaGTCccatttgaatattataaacttatgtgtggattctGAGTTGGGTCATTCTGGATTTGGATGAATTtagttctgatgtataggaacctaaaaatatctaaataaccaatttATCTAAAACGGGtccggatatttgtaacaaaaatagccatataacttTATTCGGTTCAGGTCTTTTTAATGtcattatttatattatgatacacctaaaatatataacactaattatgaaaaataaatatcgatgtataaaaaattctttctatttcattaaatttagccaaacacataaaagagttttttattaatttataaaatcagttagacatgaacattatctgtccatttaggtacatgtttttcttttcgggtattttttttgaaaccaagttccgcttgaatattataaacttgtGTGTGTATTTTGAGTTGGGTCATTCTGGATCTgaatgaattcggttctgatgtataggaacctaaaaatatctaaataatcaatgtatctaaaatgggttcggatatttgtaaaaaaaatagtcatataacctgattcggtccagatcttttgaatatagttagttatattatgatacatctaaaatatataacactaattatgaaaaataaatatcgatttataaaaatatatttaaggggccaatttaacaaaatattagttggttcagttgaaataaatatattaaaaattatatgaactgaaaaaaatcaatataaaagtactgtacatttggattcaaaatcatttcttttaacaacaaactacacaaatatgttgatctgtatacaaatttaaattacaatgtaaatatttaattaatatagaaatatgtcatattgtttaaataaaatatcaatgtaaaagtattgctcaattgcgttctaaaatcatttattttaacaacaaaccaaataaatatgttgattggaaagggaataaaacaaagctagagaaacacatagtttaccagagacattTTATATgttgaatttattataaagaattttttactaagataaatacattcaataattacaaacaaataatatatttcataaaaatgaaaaataatatccgcgctttcgaagcgcgggtcaaaatctagttttttttgttataattcaTGCTGTACTTCTTCATTTACATAATTCTTTTGGAAACCATATTCATAATAGTTTTAGATAGAAAAGAACCAGCTATGACGATGATACTTTTGAAAGAGAAACGAGATTCCTAAGAGCTCGCAGAAATCAGCTATGATAAGTGTCCATTGGCAGATCAGTAAAGTATCATCCTAACGTCTCCGCTCTGAAAACTCTGCTTATAAGTTTCGAGATCAACATTAAGGATGTTAGTCACTGCAAATATTTGATTTCTGGTACTGCTTGCAGCGAGGATTCAAGATCAACAATTtctcaggaagatttgaagaaTCTGACGGTGGAAACATCTGAACCAGGTGGTATTTTTTATAGTGCATCGACCAGAGTGAGCCCCTTATTGAATAATTTGTTGCCAGTCGAGCATGGTGAATGGTAGACAACCATTTAATAATGCTATGCTCTTAAATTATAACAGTGTCTTGGCTACGGGCTCGTGAGAGAGAAACTAAAACCGAACTAAACTTCCAAACTGTGACACTTCCATCAGCATGATAGTATTAAAATTCTTTTTCTGAATAAGATGGGATGATACAAATTAGAAAACCAGTGAACACAACTTTGAAAATAGGGTTAAGATTTACATCCAAGATGCTGCAGTTTTTCTGGGAAACAGAGAGACAATCAAGAGCAAGAAGACAAACAAGAGTGGAGACAAACAAGATGTCTAAGACGAGCAGCAGTAACTCGATGAAGCATTGCTGGTCTGTGCTGGGTTTTGTTTGAAGATGTTCTTCTTCCCTCCAGACGAACCTTCAGCAGTAAGACTCGGTGTTTCCAAAATCTGCAgataaataaatgttaaatactTAAACGAACATACCCATCCTCAGCAAAAAAGATTGAAAAAGGTCCCAGGATTTAAATTACCTTAAGAACAAGCTCTTCAAAACATTGCTCAACATTGACTCGGGTCTTTGCACTGCACTCCAAAAACAAACATCCATACTCCCGAGCAAAGTCAATGCCTTCTTTTTTAGATACAGCTCGTTCACTCTCCTGGAGATGACACTGAGGTCAAAAGAGTTCCAAAATAATAGAAACCAAATAGAACACTTACCTTGTCGACTTTATTCCCAACAAGCATCTTGATGCAATCCTGATTAGTCGAGTACAGGTCGATTTCCTTAGCCCATATATCTGATAGATTGGTGAATGTATCTCGTCGTGTCACATCATATACTACATATGGAGAATTCAAATGTCACTTACaagttacaaataaaaaaaacaaggaaTTTATAAAGTGTAGTCCGGTAGGTAAAATATCAAGAATTAAAAATTATCTGGTTCACGTACCCATTATGATGCCCTGAGCTCCTCTGTAGTACGAACTTGTTAACGTCCTAAATCTCTCTTGCCCAGCTGAGTGATCAGAAAATAACCCAAAACTGGTcagagattaaaaaaatatatatatattgaaagaACAATACAAGGGACCACTAATCTCGTAACCATTCGAAATACAAGGGAACAACCACCTAAAAAATCTAAATGCAGGACACTAATCTCTTAAGGATTCTAGTATCGTAACCATTCTTAAAACAATAGAATAGTTActtatttgacaaaaaaataaaataaatagaatagtTACTTTGCAAGTCTAAATTCAAGCCGCTAATCTATAAACCATTCCAAATACAAGAAACCATTCTAAAGACAGGAGACTAGTCTCTTAACTATTCTAAATACAAGACAAGACACTTCCGCAACTAGACAATACATGGAAGTAGATTAAACGTATCATATTCCACATTGTCGTTGacattttcataaattgcatgaatttttttttttttttttttttttttgatatctctgatgtctgggcagccactttcccaaatatccccgaaggggtccagcgccccagcagtaaggatgttaaatcgctgtggccgggtttcgaagctgggtggcggacacctcagccgaggttccattaccaccaggctacgaagcccggttaagcatgaattttttttctcaaaacacAAGATGATTGTGATGTCTTTACCTGTGTCCCAAATCGCAAGCTTCAGTTTCTTCTCTCCAATGGTAAGATATTTGACCTTGAAATCAACCCCTAGAAAGACAGATCCAAATTCAAAACCCAATTGGGTACGTACATAGGGTTGATCATATAAAAAGAGAACTCACCGATTGTGGGAGAAAGATCATCAAACGTATTGGATGTGAAACTAAGCAAAAGAGAGCTTTTGCCAACACCAGAATCTCCGATCAATAAAACTTTGAACAAGTAATCAAACTCGGGTTGCCCCGACGAAGAACCCATCGAGAAAAACGAACCTTTTTTactctgccaaaaaaaaaacccaagaaaaaacaaaaatctaaaaaaacatataaacttttGAGTCAAAGGATCGTTTAAGTTTTCCCTGCGGAATCGATGAGAAATTTACGGGCTCTCTTCGAGATCTGCGAAAAAAATGACACGAAGCAGAGGACAAAGCGGAGATATCTCAGAAAATGTATGCCTTTTCCTTAGTTTTACAGACTTGCTTCTAGATTCCACGTACGCGGCCCCACAATAATAATCTTCTGCGGTTTGTAACCGTTGGATCATTGTTGAATCTTAATTTGGTCCGTTTTcaggaaataataaaatttgattgtttttttttgctaaatatgtttaattattataccaatttttatttgttaacaaAGATTATGTATTCTAGTAGTAGAACAGAGAATAAAACTAAACTAGA
The Raphanus sativus cultivar WK10039 chromosome 1, ASM80110v3, whole genome shotgun sequence DNA segment above includes these coding regions:
- the LOC108829123 gene encoding ras-related protein RABC1, which encodes MGSSSGQPEFDYLFKVLLIGDSGVGKSSLLLSFTSNTFDDLSPTIGVDFKVKYLTIGEKKLKLAIWDTAGQERFRTLTSSYYRGAQGIIMVYDVTRRDTFTNLSDIWAKEIDLYSTNQDCIKMLVGNKVDKESERAVSKKEGIDFAREYGCLFLECSAKTRVNVEQCFEELVLKILETPSLTAEGSSGGKKNIFKQNPAQTSNASSSYCCSS